Part of the Salinimonas iocasae genome, ATCCGGGAAAGGATGGCCGAGAAATGTCAGGCTCTTGAGACGATCCGACGCCGCTCAAAATCTCTGATTTTTTCAATGTACTGTTGCAGGCCCTGCTTGCTGAGCACACTTCGACGGCCATCAAGTACCTGGGCGTCGAATTCATCTGCAATTTTGCGCGCCGCATTGTGCATCATGTTAAATACCTGATGGGCATCACCCTCAATTGGCAAGATCATGAACAACGAGACACCTTTGGTTGAAAAGGTTTCAAGGTTGTCGATATCAAAGCTACCTGGCTTGAACATATTTGCCAGGCTGAACAGCACGGGCCCTTTACCATTAGAGTTCACATGACGATGAAAGATATCCTGATCACCAAATTTAAAACCAAGAGTCAAAAGCAGAGGCAATAACGCTGCGCCGGCAATCTCGTTATCCTCCGCAGCTTTAACATTCAATACTAGTACTTCCTGTGACGGCGCAGATGATTTTGCCTCATCTGTGCTAATACTTTCCCTTTCATCCTCACCTTTAGACGGTGATGATGAGGGCTCATCGAAGTCAATACGCATCTGGTCATCACCGAAGCCGGGCTCCTGACGCTGTTTGGCAGAAGCGCGATGCCGGCGTTTCTTCATAAACCGGTCTGCACGTTCTGCATCATCCTGGTCACTGGCTTGCGTATCCGGACTATCGAGACTAAACGAAGGCTCATCGTCCTCAGGCAGTGACTCAGCTTTAACAACACGATCTGTGCCTTTCAACAAAAAACCGGGAGGCTCGGGGATATTTTCCTTTGTATTATCGGCATCATGTGCCGGTGAATGCCCGCCTGCCATGTGCGGCTTGGGATTAGATACCACTGAACCGTATAGCTTCTCTTCAGGCGTAGCGGGAGTATCCGGGGAAGCGTCCTGAGAGCCGGTTTTTGCGGTCTCGCTGTGCTTCTGTTCAGATGAGTCGGGCGCAGTGGTAGCGTCATCGCTGGAACGCGTCACAGTATCCTGACTGGCGCTCACAACACGAACTTTGCCAAGCCCCAGTTCATCAAAATCGTGCGATTCATTCTGCTCAGGCGTATCCCAGCCATCGTGTTCGAAACCCGGCTCCTGCCGAGCCTGATCACTGGTCTCCCATTCACCCGGCTCCACCCGTTCACGGGGAGCAGGTTTATTACTTTTTCTGATTTTCCATATACCGTGTGCAAGCACGCCCAGAATAATCAGTGTGCCTACTACCAGTAACGACAGACGTAATTCATCTTCCATCTTAATTAAGTCGCCCTTTGTTATGATTCTACAAACGCCATGGCTTCATCGACATCAACAGCAACCATGCGTGATACGCCGGGTTCTGCCATTGTGACGCCCGTTAGATGCGTCGCCATTTCCATAGCAATTTTATTATGGGTGATATATATAAACTGCACTGTCTGCGACATTTCTGATACTAAATTACAAAAACGCCCCACATTGGCATCATCTAACGGCGCATCCACTTCGTCAAGTAAACAAAAAGGTGCAGGATTGAGCCGGAAAATTGCAAATACCAATGATAAAGCGGTTAATGCTTTTTCTCCACCGCTTAATAGATGAATTGTGCTATTTTTCTTGCCCGGTGGACGCGCCATTATAGTTACGCCGGTTTCAAGTAAATCATCATCCGTAAGTTCAAGATACGCCGAGCCGCCGCCGAAAACTTTGGGGAACAGCCTCTGAACATCTTCATTTACCCGATTAAAGGTTTCAGAGAAACGATTACGTGTTTCTTTGTCTATTTTTCGGATAGCACTTACCAGTGTTTCAAGTGCGTTGTTTAAATCACTATATTGCTCGTCCAGGTGTGCTTTGCGGGATGACTGCGCTTCAAACTCTTCCACCGCCGCAAGATTCACCGCGCCTAGTCTGGTAATAGCCTTATCAGTGTCTTCGAGCATCTTCTCCCATTCACGATCCGAGGCATGCTCCTCCAGTGACTCCAGCACCTGTTTAAGTGAATGGCCGGTACCACTCATCTGTTCAAGAATCGCTTCGCCGCGCGCGCGGGTACTTTCTATATCAATCGTCAAACTATCTATAGATTGCTGCTTAGTATGAATGGAAGAAGCTATAGAACGGGTGTCCTTTTTGCCTTCATCGATGATGGATTCAAGCTCATTGAGTTGCGCGCTTACCTGAAGCAGCTCTGCCTCTACGGCTTCACGTTGCGCTAATAACAGGTGCAGCTCGGCCTGCTGGTCGTCCGCCGGGGAGGATAGGATTTTTAATTCTTCAGCTAATTTATCAATACGAGCGGCATAATTTTCCAGCTGATTCTGGTTACGCATAACCTGCTCGCTGTAGCGTTCCACAGCGCTTTGCTGCTGGCTCAGAGCCAGCTCAAGCTGGTGTCGCTGGGTTTGATATTGCGAAAGCATAGTGCGCTGACTAGAAACGCTGGTCGACAGCCTTTCTTTTTCTGTTGTATGTACTTCTGCCTGCTCCGCCAATTCAGCAAGCAAAGCTTCGTGCTCCTCAAGTGCCTCTGATAATTGTGCTAACTGCTCAGTTTCCTGTGCTTCAGTCTCAAGTTGTGCTTCCAGCTCATCCTGCCTGCGAGATAGATCGTCCTGCTGGCGGTCATAAAGCTTTTCTGCCATTGCTTTTCGCTCTACTGCGGTATCGTGAGCGAGGCGCTTTTGCTGCAATGCCTGTTTGCTTTCATCTAATGTATTCTGGGCATCCGTTGCACACTGTCTTGCGTCACAGACCTGTGAACTAAGCGCCTCAAGTACTTCACGATTTTTTTGCAAAGTATCGCTAAGCGATACAATCTGGTTCTGTCGGCGGACCGCTCCGTCTGAACTGTTATTTCCTGGTGTAAATATCCAGCCGCTTGTAACTACAAATCCATCGAGGCTTAACAATAGTTCGCTATCACCTATGGTTGTTACGCGGCTCAACGCTTCAGACAGATCGTTGCAAAGTTGAATCTGGTTGAAATAAGTCGGCACCGACTCCCCATCAAAAAGCGCTTCAGCCAGCGAGCCAGGGTGAATGTCATTACCTGCCTTAATTGTTTGTGTAATGGCAAGATAGCCACCTGGTATCTGGTGCGGGTTGGTATCATGGGTTACCACAGGCCGGTGTAAAAATCGCAGCAGATTTTCAACTGCAATTTCCAGTGAGGGGGGCACGCTAAGGGTTTGCCATAGAGGCATAACCTGTTCAGTGTCTATCTCTTCGAGCGTATCTTGCTGCAGCGTTTCAAGCGCGGCCAGCTTTGAGGTTAAAACCTGGCACTCCTGGTCAGCGCTACGATAAGACTGTTCAAGCTTTTCAAGTTCCGCCAATCGGCTGTCCAGATTACGTTGGTTTTCCTGGCAGGAGTGCGCCAGGGTTTCGCTATCCCCCTTCAGCGTTGCGATATCTTTTTGCAGCTCGGCGATATCTTCACTGTAAGACTGACGGTTTATTTCCTGGAGTTCGGCTTTTAGCTCACTGATTCGCTGACTGGTACGCAGCTGCATTGATAGCGTTGATTGAATTTGTGCGTGGGATCGCTGTACAGTATGTCTGGTTTCATTGTACTGAACATCGTGCGTGCGGCTTTTTTCAGAAAAGGCGTCAAGCTCAGCTTGCGCTAATTCCAGTGTCTCCTCACATTGTTCAAGCTGGGCACTGGCTGTTACGCACTGGGGTTCAATAATATCAACTTCTTCTCGGGCTCTGTCGAGGGCACGCTGTGCTTCAGTAGCGGATGCTTTAAGTAACACCTCTTGAGCCTGAAGTTCATCAATTTCATTATTTATTTGCTCAGTACGCTGCTTACTATGCAGTGCATTTTGCTCTACACGGGTTATATCGTTACCTAAAGCAAACGATTTCTGGCGCAAGTCATCCAGTGTTTGTTTTTTATCCTCAGCCTTTTCAATATATTCTGTCAGGCCGGCCTCATCACCTTTTAGCTTTGCCTCAAGTGAATCAAGCTCGCGCTGTTCATTGCGCTGACGCTGTGTGAGGTCGGCAATTTTTTCATCATGAGCCAGCCATCGAATAGCGGTAAGCTCAGCTTTAATCTGGCGCTGGCGGGCTTTAAGCGACGTATAGCGCTGAGCGGCAGCGGCCTGCCGTTGTAGCTTTTCAAGCTGACGGCCCAGTTCTGTGCGCACATCATCTAAGCGCTCTAAATTTTCACGAGTATGGCGGATACGATTTTCCGTCTCCCGTCTGCGCTCTTTATACTTAGAGACCCCGGCGGCTTCTTCCAGGAAAATGCGAAGCTCCTGCGGCTTAGACTCAATGAGCCTTGATATCATTCCCTGTTCAATGATGGCGTAACTTCTTGGCCCCAGGCCGGTTCCCAGGAAGATATCAGTGACATCCTTACGACGACAGCGAGTGCCATTCAAAAAATATGTTGACTGCGCTTCCCGTGTGACGACACGTTTCACTGCAAGTTCATTGTACTTGGCATATTCCCTCCCTACTCTGGCCTGACTGTTGTCAAACACCAGTTCTACAGAGCACTGACCGACGGGCTTTCTGCTGGAGGATCCGTTGAAGATAACATCAGTCATGGCATCGCCACGGAGGTTTTTGGCTGAACTTTCGCCTAAAACCCATCTGACAGCATCAATAACGTTGGACTTGCCGCAGCCATTGGGACCAACGATCGCGGTCATCTCCCCGGGAAAAGGAATAGTGGTAGGTTCGACAAACGATTTAAAGCCTGCCAGTTTGATTTTAGTCAGTCGCACAACAAGGCACTCCAGCCATAACTATGTGCAGACCAGTAAGACGACATGTCATCCAGACCTTCTGGCGGAACATACTCACCATTTTGGAAGTGGCATTTTGGAATTATTTTTATTCGCAAAACTTTAGCAGAACTCACAGGATGTAACAATTCGCATTTGAAACTAAGGGGAAGGCTTCATGTATACTATCATTTTACCCCTCTGACTGGAGCAAAAATGATAGCAAGAAGCGGTGTTGCGTATTTCACCAGTGGCTTTTCACTTATTCGGACCAAAGGCCTTAAGCGTTTTGTATTTATCCCGTTGGCCGTCAATCTCTTACTATTCGCAACCGCGTTTTATTTTTTGTTTGGCCAGATTGAAATGGGCATTGCGTATCTAATCAACCTTATACCCGAGTGGCTAGGATGGGTACAGGAAGCGTTGGTTTATTTACTCTGGCCGATTGCGGTTATTTCTGTGCTACTCGTATTTGCGTTAATTTTTGGCACACTGGCGAATTGGATAGCCGCCCCCTTCAATGGTATTCTTGCTGAAAAGGTGGAGCGACACCTGACGGGCCAGGACATGGGTGATGAAGGCGTACTGAGTCTGATTAAGGATGTTCCAAGAACCCTGGGACGGGAGTTTTCCAAGTTTGTCTGGTATCTTCCGCGTGCTGCAGTTTTTTTCCTAATCTTCTTATTTATTCCCGTATTCGGACAAATTATCTGGTTTCTTTTCTCAGCCTGGATGCAGGCAATCGTATACTGCGACTACCCCTACGATAATCACAAAGTTCCGTTTAACAGAATGCGGCTGCATCTTGGTCAACACAAAGGCCGTGCAATGACATTCGGCATGATGGTAAATATTTTCTCACTGATACCCGTGGTTAATTTTATTGTAATGCCTGTTGCCATCTGCGGTGCGACAGCGATGTGGGTGAATGAATTGCGCGAAGAGATGGTTGCCTGACCCTCTTATTCGGCAGGCATATCGGCTGGTTCATTGAAGTCGTTATAACGATCCAGCCATTTTTCTGCGCGCTGTTGGTCACCGGCATAATGAAAATGCTGGAAAAAGTTCATGAAAACCGGGCGCTGTGCTTCTGGGGTGCTTAGCTGTGTCTTCCACAAGTCGATATAAATATCAGGAATGACGCCGCTATCATGATGTTCCATGAACGTGATCTGTCGGCTTGGCTTATACGCACGAGCCCCTACAGTATTGCAGGTTCTCGACAAGGCAATATCAACAGTTTTATCAAGCGCCAGCCATTGCATGACGGTGGCTAACGGCTGATAAGTGATTTTACCGTCTACAATCAAATTTGGTGCCTTTTCACCCGCGCAGTACTGTCTCGCGATTTCAACCGGTAACGGGTACTCATCGACAAATCCGGCAAAATGGGCAAGCTCGTGAACCAGCACCGAATAACTGTCTGACAAATCGAGATACATAATGCCGTTATTCACATTCGCCTTGCCTGCATCCCCTACTAGCACAATATGCGTTGCGCGGGTGCTTTCTACAGGCTTTTCCAACTGGCGGATGTCGCAGCCCATGCGTCCGGTTTGTTTCCAGTCAGACGAGCATTCAACACTATCCTGACTTAACCAGATTGGTGTCTGCATGCAGATTGGCAAATCGCGTAAGCGCTCATCTTTTACAAAAGCCTCATACAGCTGGCTGCCACGTTCAATACTTGATAAGGATGTCGCGAACATCTGAATTTTCTGGGCACAATATTGTTTCTGGGACCAGGGCGTGAATGCCACAGACTGTGGTGTTTGTATCTCGTACTCTTTAATAATGTCTAATAGTCGTTTTGCCATGACATGATGGTTGATTGCTGCGCGTTGTAGCAGCTTTACCCCACCTTTCATATCGCCTTCCTCAAACAGCATTCTGCCAAGCTGGAAGGCACTTTGAGGATAAGCATCGGCGGTTTTTTCTAACCAGGGTCTGGCTTTATCAACAGATTGATTTAATAAATACAGATCTGCCAGCGCGGCCTGCGCTGGTGCGTGATGCTGGCGTGCTGCACGAATAAGCCAGTTCTCTCTGGCTTCCATATCCTCACTCGCCATGGCATAAGCAAGTTGTGCATCCGCCACACCGCCTCTGGCGGCGAGGCGCAACAAACGTTCACTATTCGTTGCGTCTTTATCTAACTGGTAAAGCGCCCAGGCCGCTTCAGGTTGCCGCAAACTGACCAGCTTTTCGAGCCAGAATGCATTCTTATCGGCAGCCGCAAGCTTAACCAGGCGTTGTTGTGCTTCTTCACTGCCAAGCAAAGAAGCCTGCCACAATAAAGGTTCTGGCTTTTGGGCATGACTGGCATTATTAAGTAGCTGAGGAAGGAGATAACTGCTATCAGCCGATACCAGCACCAGTGCCAGTAAAGCAATGACTAACCCACGCATAATTTAGATACTTACTGAACTTCTGTGCCGGGACCGCGAAGCCGCTTCAGCTCTTTACGAGCGTAGCGGTGCTCGACATAATCGTGCACATTAGTACTCAATGCAAGTTTGAAATAATTTGCTGCTACGCCCTGATTTTGTTTTTCGCTATGGTATTTACCCAGATAAAAATACGCTTCGCATAATCTTTCTGTTAGCTCCCGCTGATTAGAAACCCCGTCGATAAGTTGGCTAAGAAGCTGCTCTTCGGACACGTTGCCGATGTACAAATCAATCAGACTAATTGCCCAGTGTCCGGCACTCAGGTCACTACGAATGGTTTTCAGATAATCACGGGCTTCCTGCTCGTTCACTTTTGCCATCGCAAAATACAGCCACAGAGCACGAAAAGGATCGGTGGGTTCTTTTAAATAAAATGTTTTCAGGTCTTTCACGGCGAGATCAGAGCGATCTCCGTAATACAACGCGATTCCACGGTTTAAAAAGGCAAAATCGTATTCCGGGTTGATATCTAATGTGGAGTCAAACGCTTCATAGGCCTGGATATATTCATCCTGCTGTATAAAGTGAATACCAATGGAATTATATGCCTGCGCCATATCAGGTTTTAGCTGTAATGCCTGGCTATAATCAAACTGCGCCAGCCCACCTAAGCCTACGCTGTCATACAGCATGCCACGCTGATAAGTTAACTCTGCACGCTCTTCATCACTTAGCTCGCTGCTGGCAAGAATTTGGTTATACCGGATTATCGCCATTTGCGAGCGCGGACTGACAGGAACAGGTTCAGCAAGCAACAGATTGCCCATCTGGCCGCGCGATTGAGGCTCAGGAGTCTGCGCGCAACCAGCCACTGTGATAGCAGTGAATACAAAAAAAATGAGACTTATCAGTTTGTGCATGTTAAAAATGGCATCACTTTAGTAAACAGGTATATCGCATAACGACTTTATGCTTTACCCGGGAGCAACCAATCATTAAATGAAAGCCGCTTCCCTGATGGAAATGACTGGCGCAACCTTCGCCGATTTGCCCAGAAAAGTAAAGCTTATCGATGTTTTTGCAGGAATAATATGGACAATAACATTATTCAAAAACTCGTAGAAAGTGCCTACGAAGCTCAGACACATTCCCACTCCCCCTACTCCGGCTTTAAAGTCGGCGCCGCAGTACTCAGTAAAAACGGTAACGTATTTTCCGGCTGCAATGTAGAAAATGCCGCGTACCCGCTGGGTCAATGCGCCGAGGCTACTGCAATTGGTGCTATGGTTACCGGCGGCGATAAGGCGATTGAAGCAATAGTTATCGCAAGCCCTAATGATGAGGCGTGCTTTCCATGTGGCGGATGTCGTCAGAAGATTGCCGAATTCGCTGCAGACGATACGCCCGTTTATATGGTGACCAAGAGCGGAAGCTTACATCCGGTCACCATTGGTGAATTGCTTCCCTATGCCTTTCGCGATACAGCGCTGGCAAGCTAGCAGTTGGCATTACTCGCTGGCAGATTTGCTCTGCTGGCGGGCATTTAAAGCATCCAGTTGCTGCTCAGTAGCGGGTAACTGATAATGCTCCTTCCAATCAGCGTACGGCATTTTATAAATGATTTCGCGCGCGGCTTCATAATCAAGCGTTTCACCTCGCTCCTGCGCTTCAGCCACATACCATTTCGCCAGGCAATTGCGACAAAAGTCTGCTAATACCATCAGGTCGATATTTTGCACATCCTTATTGGCATCCAGATGGTCAAGTAACCGTCTGAAGGTAGCCGCCTCAATTTCAGTTTGCGTTTGTTTTTCCATTTTTCTTCTCCAATAAAAAAGGAGGCCTGAGCCCCCTTTTACACAGCGATTAAAATTACTCGCCCTGGTCGTTCTGCTCTTTAGGAGCAGGCTTTTCCAGTAATTCTTTGATGCTCAGGCGAACACGGTTTTGGCGGTCAATTTCCATGACTTTCACATCAACCATCTGGCCTTCAGACAGGTAGTCAGTCACTTTATTCACACGCTCATGAGCGATTTGTGAAATGTGAACAAGACCTTCCTTACCTGGCAACACTTCAACGAACGCACCGAAATCAACGATACGGGTAATCTTACCATGATAGGTTTTACCTACTTCGATCTCTGCAGTTACCTGCTCAATCTTGCTAATAGCAATATCCGCTTTTGCACGTTCGGTAGCAAAAATCTTGATTGTGCCATCATCTTCAATTTCGATGTTAGTATCTGATTCCTCAGTAATCTGACGAATCATTGCACCACCTTTACCAATGACATCGCGGATCTTATCCTGATCGATCTTCATGGTATAAATACGAGGCGCAAATTCACTCAACTCGTCACGGTGACCTGAGATTGCTTCATCCATCACTTTCAGAATATGCAGACGGGCTTCTTTTGCTTGCTTAAGCGCGATCTGCATAATTTCTTTAGTGATACCTTCGATTTTAATATCCATCTGCAATGCAGTGATACCATCGGTAGTACCGGCCACTTTAAAGTCCATATCACCAAGGTGATCTTCGTCGCCCAGAATGTCTGACAATACAACGAAATTCTCATCGCTCTTAACCAGACCCATCGCAATACCGGCAACAGACGATTTAATAGGTACACCCGCATCCATCAGAGCCAGTGATGTACCACATACTGACGCCATGGACGAAGAACCGTTAGACTCTGTAATCTCAGATACCACACGCACAACGTACGGGAAATCTTCTTCACTGGGCATAACGGCCTGAATACCGCGCTTAGCCAAACGACCGTGACCGATTTCACGACGCTTGGGAGAGCCCATCATGCCGGTTTCACCTACACAATAAGGAGGGAAGTTATAGTGCAGCATAAAGCGGCTGTCACGTTTACCCTGAAGCTCATCAATCATCTGTGCATCACGTTCTGTACCCAGTGTCGCTGCAACCAGCGCCTGCGTTTCGCCACGTGTGAACAATGCTGAACCGTGTGTACGTGGTAGTACACCCGTTGCTACGTCTAATGCACGAATCATCGCAGGGTCACGGCCATCGATACGCGGCTCACCAGCAAGAATACGTGAACGAACAACGTCACTTTCCAGATCATGCAGAAGATTCAATACTTCTTTCTGGTCCTGCTCTTCATCCTGCGCGATAATATCGGCAAGCGCTTTTTCAGTTACAGCGTTAACAGCATCTTTACGCTCCAGCTTATCTGAAATCTGATACGCCTGAACCATGCCATCGTGGGCAGCTGCTTTCACTTTTTCTTTTAGGGATGTGTTCTCTTGCGCCGGCTGCCAGTTCCAAGACTCAGAGCCAACTTCTGAAGCAAATGCGTTAACCGAATCAACAACGGTTTGCAGTTGCTCGTGACCAAACATTACGGCGCCCAGCATAACATCTTCAGAAAGCATGTTTGCTTCTGACTCAACCATAAGTACAGCGCTTTGCGTACCGGCAACAACCAGGTCTAATTCGCTCTCTTCCTGCTCAGAAGCACGAGTATTCAGAATGTATTCACCGTTAGTATACCCAACGCGTGCTGCACCGATAGGACCGTTAAACGGAATGCCGGAAATAGCCAGCGCCGCTGACGTACCGATCATTGAGATAACGTCTGTTGGAATTTCAGGATTTGCAGACATGACGGTCACAACAACCTGAACTTCGTTTTTGAATCCTTCAGGGAACAGTGGACGAATCGGTCGGTCAATCAGACGCGCAATTAGCGTCTCACCTTCTGAAGGACGTCCTTCACGCTTAAAGAAACC contains:
- the zipA gene encoding cell division protein ZipA, which produces MEDELRLSLLVVGTLIILGVLAHGIWKIRKSNKPAPRERVEPGEWETSDQARQEPGFEHDGWDTPEQNESHDFDELGLGKVRVVSASQDTVTRSSDDATTAPDSSEQKHSETAKTGSQDASPDTPATPEEKLYGSVVSNPKPHMAGGHSPAHDADNTKENIPEPPGFLLKGTDRVVKAESLPEDDEPSFSLDSPDTQASDQDDAERADRFMKKRRHRASAKQRQEPGFGDDQMRIDFDEPSSSPSKGEDERESISTDEAKSSAPSQEVLVLNVKAAEDNEIAGAALLPLLLTLGFKFGDQDIFHRHVNSNGKGPVLFSLANMFKPGSFDIDNLETFSTKGVSLFMILPIEGDAHQVFNMMHNAARKIADEFDAQVLDGRRSVLSKQGLQQYIEKIRDFERRRIVSRA
- the smc gene encoding chromosome segregation protein SMC, which translates into the protein MRLTKIKLAGFKSFVEPTTIPFPGEMTAIVGPNGCGKSNVIDAVRWVLGESSAKNLRGDAMTDVIFNGSSSRKPVGQCSVELVFDNSQARVGREYAKYNELAVKRVVTREAQSTYFLNGTRCRRKDVTDIFLGTGLGPRSYAIIEQGMISRLIESKPQELRIFLEEAAGVSKYKERRRETENRIRHTRENLERLDDVRTELGRQLEKLQRQAAAAQRYTSLKARQRQIKAELTAIRWLAHDEKIADLTQRQRNEQRELDSLEAKLKGDEAGLTEYIEKAEDKKQTLDDLRQKSFALGNDITRVEQNALHSKQRTEQINNEIDELQAQEVLLKASATEAQRALDRAREEVDIIEPQCVTASAQLEQCEETLELAQAELDAFSEKSRTHDVQYNETRHTVQRSHAQIQSTLSMQLRTSQRISELKAELQEINRQSYSEDIAELQKDIATLKGDSETLAHSCQENQRNLDSRLAELEKLEQSYRSADQECQVLTSKLAALETLQQDTLEEIDTEQVMPLWQTLSVPPSLEIAVENLLRFLHRPVVTHDTNPHQIPGGYLAITQTIKAGNDIHPGSLAEALFDGESVPTYFNQIQLCNDLSEALSRVTTIGDSELLLSLDGFVVTSGWIFTPGNNSSDGAVRRQNQIVSLSDTLQKNREVLEALSSQVCDARQCATDAQNTLDESKQALQQKRLAHDTAVERKAMAEKLYDRQQDDLSRRQDELEAQLETEAQETEQLAQLSEALEEHEALLAELAEQAEVHTTEKERLSTSVSSQRTMLSQYQTQRHQLELALSQQQSAVERYSEQVMRNQNQLENYAARIDKLAEELKILSSPADDQQAELHLLLAQREAVEAELLQVSAQLNELESIIDEGKKDTRSIASSIHTKQQSIDSLTIDIESTRARGEAILEQMSGTGHSLKQVLESLEEHASDREWEKMLEDTDKAITRLGAVNLAAVEEFEAQSSRKAHLDEQYSDLNNALETLVSAIRKIDKETRNRFSETFNRVNEDVQRLFPKVFGGGSAYLELTDDDLLETGVTIMARPPGKKNSTIHLLSGGEKALTALSLVFAIFRLNPAPFCLLDEVDAPLDDANVGRFCNLVSEMSQTVQFIYITHNKIAMEMATHLTGVTMAEPGVSRMVAVDVDEAMAFVES
- the cysZ gene encoding sulfate transporter CysZ; amino-acid sequence: MIARSGVAYFTSGFSLIRTKGLKRFVFIPLAVNLLLFATAFYFLFGQIEMGIAYLINLIPEWLGWVQEALVYLLWPIAVISVLLVFALIFGTLANWIAAPFNGILAEKVERHLTGQDMGDEGVLSLIKDVPRTLGREFSKFVWYLPRAAVFFLIFLFIPVFGQIIWFLFSAWMQAIVYCDYPYDNHKVPFNRMRLHLGQHKGRAMTFGMMVNIFSLIPVVNFIVMPVAICGATAMWVNELREEMVA
- a CDS encoding tetratricopeptide repeat protein, which encodes MRGLVIALLALVLVSADSSYLLPQLLNNASHAQKPEPLLWQASLLGSEEAQQRLVKLAAADKNAFWLEKLVSLRQPEAAWALYQLDKDATNSERLLRLAARGGVADAQLAYAMASEDMEARENWLIRAARQHHAPAQAALADLYLLNQSVDKARPWLEKTADAYPQSAFQLGRMLFEEGDMKGGVKLLQRAAINHHVMAKRLLDIIKEYEIQTPQSVAFTPWSQKQYCAQKIQMFATSLSSIERGSQLYEAFVKDERLRDLPICMQTPIWLSQDSVECSSDWKQTGRMGCDIRQLEKPVESTRATHIVLVGDAGKANVNNGIMYLDLSDSYSVLVHELAHFAGFVDEYPLPVEIARQYCAGEKAPNLIVDGKITYQPLATVMQWLALDKTVDIALSRTCNTVGARAYKPSRQITFMEHHDSGVIPDIYIDLWKTQLSTPEAQRPVFMNFFQHFHYAGDQQRAEKWLDRYNDFNEPADMPAE
- the nlpI gene encoding lipoprotein NlpI → MHKLISLIFFVFTAITVAGCAQTPEPQSRGQMGNLLLAEPVPVSPRSQMAIIRYNQILASSELSDEERAELTYQRGMLYDSVGLGGLAQFDYSQALQLKPDMAQAYNSIGIHFIQQDEYIQAYEAFDSTLDINPEYDFAFLNRGIALYYGDRSDLAVKDLKTFYLKEPTDPFRALWLYFAMAKVNEQEARDYLKTIRSDLSAGHWAISLIDLYIGNVSEEQLLSQLIDGVSNQRELTERLCEAYFYLGKYHSEKQNQGVAANYFKLALSTNVHDYVEHRYARKELKRLRGPGTEVQ
- the cdd gene encoding cytidine deaminase — its product is MDNNIIQKLVESAYEAQTHSHSPYSGFKVGAAVLSKNGNVFSGCNVENAAYPLGQCAEATAIGAMVTGGDKAIEAIVIASPNDEACFPCGGCRQKIAEFAADDTPVYMVTKSGSLHPVTIGELLPYAFRDTALAS
- a CDS encoding DUF1244 domain-containing protein → MEKQTQTEIEAATFRRLLDHLDANKDVQNIDLMVLADFCRNCLAKWYVAEAQERGETLDYEAAREIIYKMPYADWKEHYQLPATEQQLDALNARQQSKSASE
- the pnp gene encoding polyribonucleotide nucleotidyltransferase, with protein sequence MTPITKSFQYGQHTVTLETGVIARQATASVMASMDDTSVLVTVVGKKEAKADQDFFPLTVNYQEKAYAAGKIPGGFFKREGRPSEGETLIARLIDRPIRPLFPEGFKNEVQVVVTVMSANPEIPTDVISMIGTSAALAISGIPFNGPIGAARVGYTNGEYILNTRASEQEESELDLVVAGTQSAVLMVESEANMLSEDVMLGAVMFGHEQLQTVVDSVNAFASEVGSESWNWQPAQENTSLKEKVKAAAHDGMVQAYQISDKLERKDAVNAVTEKALADIIAQDEEQDQKEVLNLLHDLESDVVRSRILAGEPRIDGRDPAMIRALDVATGVLPRTHGSALFTRGETQALVAATLGTERDAQMIDELQGKRDSRFMLHYNFPPYCVGETGMMGSPKRREIGHGRLAKRGIQAVMPSEEDFPYVVRVVSEITESNGSSSMASVCGTSLALMDAGVPIKSSVAGIAMGLVKSDENFVVLSDILGDEDHLGDMDFKVAGTTDGITALQMDIKIEGITKEIMQIALKQAKEARLHILKVMDEAISGHRDELSEFAPRIYTMKIDQDKIRDVIGKGGAMIRQITEESDTNIEIEDDGTIKIFATERAKADIAISKIEQVTAEIEVGKTYHGKITRIVDFGAFVEVLPGKEGLVHISQIAHERVNKVTDYLSEGQMVDVKVMEIDRQNRVRLSIKELLEKPAPKEQNDQGE